The Pseudocalidococcus azoricus BACA0444 genomic sequence AGCCCCTTGAGTCATTACAGGCACAGGTTCATGGAGGGACAAATTCCCTTGCTCATCGACAATACCTGTGACTTCTAAGCCAGTGACTGGGGCTTTGGGGTTACTCTACTTCTGCCGCTCGCTTAAAGGCTTCGTCTAAGACTTCTGAAAGGGTCGGGTGAGTATGGACCATAAAGGCCAATTCCTTAACATTGGTATTTTTCGCAATCGCATTGGCGGCTTCTTGAATCAAATCTGAAGCGTGCAGGCCAAAGATATGGGTGCCTAAAATCTCGCCCGTGTCGGGCCGGAAAATCACCTTAGCAATTCCATCGGTTTCTCCCTCGGCCAGGGCTTTGGAGTTGCCTTTGAAATAGGTGCGAACACTGGAAACTGGAAACCCTTCTGCCTCACCGAGTTTTTTTGCATCCGGTTCAGTTAAGCCGACAAAGCTAATTTCGGGATGGGTAAACGCCGCCGCCGGAATACTGCGATAGTTAACGGTGCGCGACCGGCCGGCAATGTTTTCCACAACGGTAATCCCTTGGGCAGAAGCGGCATGGGCCAACATCATTTTGCCAGTGGCATCCCCAATCGCCCAAAGATTTTTCACAGGTTTGCCATTTTTGAGGACGGCCATCTGATCATTGACTGGGATAAAGCCCCGCTGATCGGTTTCCACTCCCACTGTTTCCAGGCCCAGGTCTTTGGTTGCCGGAATCCGCCCCGTAGCCACTAAACAGGCATCCACTTCTAAAATTTCGGTGACTTCCTTGGTTTTGGGATCCGCTAATTCGATGACAACAGGCGATCCAGGAGTGATTTTCTTGGCAATTTTGCCCGTGTGGGTTTCAATATCGCGGGGAGTAATCAAGACCCGTTGGGCGATTTTGGCAATGTCCGGGTCAAACGTGGGCATCAGTTGATCGAGAGCTTCAATCATCGTCACTTCACAGCCGAGAGCCGTATAAATATCGGAAAACTCCAGGCCAATGTAGCCACTGCCAATAATCGCAATCCAATCGGGGAGCCAATCCAACTGCACGGCCTGGTCACTGGTAAAGACAGTTTTGCCATCCACCTCAATCCCCGGCGGCACCCAGGGAATCGAACCACTGGCAATGATGATGTTTTCAGCGGTGACGGTCTTTTCCCCAGTTGGGGTAGTCACTGTGACCTTTTGATTTCCGGCCACCTTGCCCCGGCCGACGAGAATATCCACCCCCAAGCGTTTGATGCTGTTGGTTAAGTCCCCCCGAATTTTCTGCACCAGATTTTTTGCATGATTCGCAATACCGCCCCGCTCAAAACTCACCTGACCCAGCTGAATCCCCAAAGTTTGCAGGTGATGAGCCTGTTTCAGTTCCCGCACCCGGCCTGAGGCTGCCAACAAGGCCTTTGAGGGAATACAGCCGCGATTGACACAGGTGCCGCCCATATCCGCTGCTTCGATAATGGCCGTCTTTAAGCCACAACTGACCGCATGGAGAGCCGCCCCATGGCCACCGACCCCGGCCCCAATAATGACCAAATCGTAGTCAAAACTCACGCTGCGGACTCCTTCTTCGACAATGACACGATGAAAATTAGGTAATTATCTGGATGGACTTGGGTTGTGGCCACCAGAGCCATTCAAGCTACCAATGTTTCATCCTATCGGATTGCGGGTATTCTGGGCCTGGGTGATGTTGCCAAACAACGGACTCTTCCTCAGCCTGTGCCTCAGATCAACAAAGCGGGGTTCAGCGCAATTCAACCTACAGGCCAGCTAAAGACAAACCCGGCAAGAAATTCCCCAAATATTTCTCCACACCCTTCGGATCTGTGAGGAGCTGATTAGAAATTTGCTGGGCCTGTTCACCGGGGTAGACATCTTCTTGTCCATCAATCACGGCCTGGAGGGTATCTTTAACGACTTCTGTGGGTTCAACCTTGGGATCGGGCCAATCTTTGGCGAGTTCCGTGTTAACAGTTCCCGGCATCACTCCAATCACTAAAGTCCCCTGGGCCATCAATTCTGCCCTAATCCCCTGAGTTAGAGAGAATGCCGCCGCCTTAGATGCACTGTAGGAGCCACTAAAGGGCAAGTTGATTTTCCCAAGCAAGGACAGAATGTTGACAATTGCACCACCCCCTTGTTGTTTCAGGCCTGGGGCAAAGGCCCGACACATGGACAACAGCCCAAAATAGTTGAGTTCCATTTCCTGCCGGGCTGCATCTAAATTAACAGCAGCGATTAAGCCTTGATTCAGGGATGTTCCAGCATTATTAATCAAGATAGTCACATCAGAACATTGTCGGGCAGCAGCGGCGACAGACTCAGGATTGACAATATTTAACTCAACCGGAATGACTCGATGCGGTTCTAAGGAAACTAACGAATTTAGCTTAGAAACATCTCTGGCACAGGCATAAACTTTACCAGCTTCTGACTCCAGTAATTGTTGAACAAAAATCGAACCAATTCCCCCGTTTGCCCCCGTAACGAGTGCTACTGAACCTTTAATATTCATACTTTTCCCGGTTGTTATTGACCAGATTCAGCATAGTGATAAAGTTATAATTAGTCAAATCAATATTAAAAATACTAATTATCAATGAAATCAATAAAACTGGCAAACATTGACTTAAATTTACTGATTGCCTTTGAAGCCTTGTATCACGAGCAAAGTGTGACTCTGGCAGCGCAACGGCTCAATGTGGGGCAGCCAGCCATGAGTTCTGCGTTAGGGCGACTCCGGTTAATTTTTGAAGATGAATTATTTATACGGATTGGCCGACAGATGCGTCCCACGGCTACAGCCCAGGCCATTGCGCCAAAGTTAATCAATGCCTTGGAGATGATTCGAGAGGCCTTACAGGAACAACAATTATTTGATCCGGCTACAGATCAACGAGCCTTTACGATTGCCGCACCGGACTATCTCTCAAACTTGATTGTGCCCAAAATCCTAGACGTTCTCACCCTGAAAGCCCCAAACATTGACCTACGCCTAATAACGGTACAAAAAGAATCGTGTTTCAATTTGTTGGCGGAGGGAGTTGTGGACTGTGTTCTGGGAACGTTTGAGGATGTACCCAATCATTTTTTTCAGGAATCGTTGTTTTTCGAGGGGTTCATGGGTATTTGCCAGGCCAACCATCCTGCCATTGATTGCATGGACTTAGCGCATTTTGTCCAATTTCCCCATGCGTTATTTACCCTGCGCCGTGATGCCACCGGAGCGATTGACCAGGCCTTGGCTGAATATGGCTTAAGGCGACGAATTTTGTTAACCACTCCCTATTGGTTTATTTTGCCGGCTGTGATTGCGACATCGGATATTTTGACAGCCGTACCCACCTGTTTTAGCCGTCATTTGCTGGATAATTATGCCTTGGCTTCATTTGAAATTCCCCTTGATCTTCCGTCTTGGTCAGTTTCAATGGTTTGGCATCAACTCCAGGATCAAGATGTTGCAAGTCATTGGTTGCGGCAAGTGATCCAACGGGTTTGTCGGGAAAATTTTATCAACATTTCCTAAATTTAAAATGTATAAGTTTTAGATAAAAAAGAATCAAAACAATTATAGTTATTTCTGCTGAAACTGAGATATTCAAAAGTCCTACTTATAAAGGTTTCATACTCCTAAGTGACATGACTACACCTCAGAAAATGATGGATGTTAGTCTCTATAGCCTCATTTTGGATCAGACTTTTGGTGAGAGCAATCTGGGGATATTTAATTAAATATTAATCTATGTTTTGTATTGAGATTAGTGACTAGTTGAAGAACACGGAACTCTATCCACAAATTCAATTCAAAAAGATTAGCAGTAGCAACGTGAGTATCCTGATTTAGGGACTGATGGTTAATCGAGATTGAGGGAGGATGGACGCAATTTATGGCGAAGTTGTAGTATCTTGGAATTAGTTATCTGCCCTAAGTGGCTAAACCTATTCAGGTAATTAGGAGTTCGGTTCACTATGTCCCCCATCCAGGCCCCTACCCTCGACTACACCAGTGAGACCTATAAGGATGCTTACAGCCGGATCAATGGGATTGTGATTGAGGGAGAAAAAGAGGCTCACGAAAACTATATTTCCCTGACTAAGCTGATCCCTGACTATGAAGAGGATTTACTCCGCCTCTCCAAAATGGAAGCCCGCCATAAAAAAGGGTTTGAAGCCTGTGGACGGAATTTAGCCGTTTCCCCGGATTTGGATTTTGCTGAAAGGTTTTTTGCGGATCTCCATAATAATTTTCAAGTCGCGGCGGCTGAGGGAAAAATTGCCACCTGTTTGGTAATCCAGGCCCTGATCATTGAATGTTTTGCGATTGCTGCTTACAACATTTATATTCCGATGGCCGATGATTTTGCTCGGAAAATTACTGAGGGTGTGGTTAAAGACGAATATTCCCACTTGAATTTTGGCGAGGTTTGGCTCCAAGAGAATTTTGAAGCGGTGAAAGCTGAGGTGGAGACGGCCAACAAGGAAAACTTACCCCTCGTCTGGCGGATGTTGAATCAGGTGGAGAAGGATGCCAAGGTTTTAGGGATGGATAAAGATGCCTTGGTTGAAGATTTTATGATTCAGTACAGTGGGGCACTCGAAAATATTGGCTTTACCACTCGAGAAATTATGAAAATGTCTATGCATGGCCTGGTGGCGGCTTAGGGTAGATTGAGTTCTAAGTTACACAACTCATTTTTGTAAGACCTAGGGGTTTGTTAGCGCATCGGGGCCTGGTGAGTATAATCAGGTTATTCAGCCCATGCAGCTAGTTTCAGCCTCTAGGTCAGTTTTATGATTGCCCAATCTAGCTCCACCTATGTCAGTACGGAAGAGTATTTAGAATTAGAGCAAAATAGTCCAGAAAAGCATGAGTACATTGATGGCCTGGTTTATGCAATGGCTGGGACAACGGATACCCATAACATCATTGTTGGTAATCTTTATTTACTAATTCGGAATCACTTGCGTGGAAGCAATTGCCGGGTATATTTCTCGGATTTGAAGGTGCGCCTAGAAAAAAGAAATTGTTTTTACTATCCTGACTTGCTGGTAACCTGCACTGAACAAGATTTAGAAACAAGTACTTATAAACGATTTCCAAAGCTCATCATTGAAGTTTTATCCGACTCAACTGAGGCTTTTGATCGGGGTAATAAGTTCACTGACTATCAAACTTTAGATAGCTTGGAAGAATATGTTTTAATCAATACAACCCGGCCGCGTTTGGACTCCTTTCAGCGTGATCAGCTAGGAAAATGGAGCTATCAATCCTATGGCGATGAGATATTTGATCTGAATAGCATTAATTTTACTTGGGAGATCAAACAACTATATTTAGATACATAAATTCAGTTCTCAGTATTCATAGAAATAACCATGATTGCCCAGTCCAAACCTAATAACTTAAGTCCTGAAGAGTATTTACTGTTTGAAGAGTCCAGTCAAGAAAAACATGAGTACATTAATGGGCAAGTCTATGCAATGGCCGGGGCTAACAGTAACCATGTCACAATCTGTATCAACTTAGTCACGATGCTACGGGATCATGTGCGGGGCCTGGGCTGTCAGATTTTTATGAGTGATATGAAAGTTAGGATTGAAGAGAAAAACTGTTACTACTATCCAGACATATTCGTAACTTGCAATAACCAAGATCGAGACAATAATACTTATAAGCAGTTTCCAAAGCTCATTATTGAAGTTTTATCCGACTCAACTGAAGCTTTTGACCGTGGAAATAAGTTTTATGATTACTCAACCCTAGAAAGTCTAGAAGAATATATATTAATTAATAGCAACAAACAGCAATTAGACTGTTTCCGTAAAGTAAAAGATCATAGGTGGGAAATTTACTTCTACCGTGATAATGACTTTAGAATAGATTCAATTAATTTCACGAGCAACATTATGAAAATCTATGAGGATACAGAATTACTCTTTTAATAACCTGCAATTAGACAACAAAAAATAAGTTAATCAAAAACAATAATTTGTCCACAATTTTTCAATGCATTTACGATGTTTCGACTTTGTTTGTTGGCAAAATCTTGAATATCTGTGTAGGGGCGTTTATCAATTATTTTACGAGCACTTGTATTTTTAATACCTTTGATTTTCATCAGATCTTCAAGTGATACTGAATTGATTTTGATTGTTGTTGAAACAGGATTAATAATTTTCAATATCCTATCAATAGTATCTAACCGCTTTTTTTGCAACAAATATAATTTATTCTCTTGTTCCTGTAGTGTTTTCAATGATTCTTCAAGATTATATAAATCTATTGGAGACATTAACTGACAAATTTCTTGTTTTGCTATTTCTACTTCATCATCTGTTAATTTAAGAACCCAGGCCGATAGCTTCTCAAGTTTGATAGATTTAGCAGCATAGAAAACATCAGCACCATGTAAAATTTCATAAAAAGTATCGTCCTCTTTATGAACACGTCTAACAATCAATGGTGAAATATTTCCATGAAATCTAACTAAACTATTACGAATCAACTCAATCTTTTTATCATCAAGACTCAGTGAAGATTTCGGTTCAATTATAGATTCGGTATAAATTTCACCATGAATCAACTCACGTGGCTTTAAGTGGCGATAAATTTGTTCATTTTGATCAAGATAATCAGACATTTTTAGTATTCTGTATTTTTTGATTTTGTTCAATTATATTAAGAGCTAAATTGTTATAACTCTCTATGACTCTATCTGCGGCTTCTTTGCCTGAGCTAGTTAAGCTATTATAGAAGATTTCCGATTGAATTGGACATTTATTTTCTGTTGCCTTTGAAACTACGAGTAATTGAGGAGTCCATGCTTTTTCTGGGAGTATCTCAACTCTTTGTTGAATCCTATTTAAGAGTTTGAAGATATTAGCTTTCATTTCAAAATTATTATTACTGTTATTTTGAACATAGCGGCTAACAGAAATTCCAAGAACGTGAATTGGACGATCAATAACATCAGCAATAATGAAAGTTCGATTCAACACATACTCTAATGCTCGTACAGGATAAGGGGCTAATTCAGTAGGAATTAATACTGCTGATGATGCGAATAAAGCGATAGTATTTACTTTACTGAATGATGGAGGCGGATCAATTAAGATGAAATCATAGTTATGTTTTTTGAGTTTTTTATATAGAACCTGATCACTATCAAAAAGTTTGATCAAGTCAGGCTCCATATCTGCCAACCGAATATGTGAAGGGACAATATCTAATTTAAGATTTTTCCAGGCCTTCTTATAAATAACCTGATCTAAAGTCGTGTCTTTCTCAAGTAAGAGATGCGTAATATCTTTTCTTCCTTGGTCTTCAACGTCCTTGAGAGGATCAATCCCAAGTCCAATACTTAAATTTGCTTGGGCATCAACATCTATTAACAAAACTTTTTTACCCATTTGAGCTAGAGCAGCACCCAAATTGATGGTCATTGTGGTTTTGCCAACGCCACCTTTGTTATTGAAGACTGTAATAATCATGGGCTTTGTTTGAGGAATTTCAGGAAACTGATCCCTAAATGTAGGATAAACCCTATTCACTACCTTACTAAATTGAGCATAGGTTTGTTGTTGTCTTTGATACAAGTGATGAATAAAGCCAAGGGCTGCTTTGTGGTGAAGGAGGGTTGATAATTTGTTAATTTTTGTAAAATCATCTGACTCTCGTAACTCTTGAACTAATTGAGGGTGTTGGTTTGCAAACGGATTAAAATAAAAAAGATGGAGTTGTTTGCCATTCGTGAGCAGGCCAAAGAGTCCTTTTGTTTGTTGTAAGTAGGTTTTGAGTTGTTGGCTTTTGTGTTTCAAATTCACCTTAGGGGCTTTAACTTCGATGACTAAAAACGGGAAATGAGGAATTTGGGCATCGTGGGGTTTAACAATGAAATCGGGTTTGATTCTCGCGACTGTGGGCTGGGCCTGCCAATCTTTTTCGGTGTAGCCCAATCGGTTCAAAAATGGAATGATTATTTTCTGTTCGACATCTGCTTCCGTTTCACAGGCATCAATTTTAGAAAATATAGCTTCATAGTCTTTCTGTTCCATAACTTATCTTCCTGATGCCCCATCTCCAGATAAGAGAATTTGATATAAATCTGTGCGCCGATCTCGGAAAAAGCCAAAGGCTGCCCTTGTTGTTTGAATTTGCTCTAAATCAAATGTAGCCGTAATAATTCCTGACTGATGGCGATCCAATTCTGCAACTTTATCGCCCCGAATATCGGCAATAAATGAACTGCCATAAAACACCTGGCCACCTTCATTGCCAATTCGATTTGCCGCCACCACCGGGATAATATTTGCTACAGCATGGCCAATCATCACCCGCTGCCAAGGGTCTTTCGTGTCCAGGCCTGGATCGTGGGGTTCACTGCCAATCGCTGTGGGATAGAGCAAGACATCCGCCCCCAATAACGTCATTGCCCGCGCGCATTCAGGAAACCACTGATCCCAACAAATCCCCACCCCAATCACGCCATATTTGGTTTGCCATACCTTAAAGCCTGTATCTCCCGGCCGGAAGTAAAACTTTTCCTCATAGCCCGGCCCGTCAGGAATATGACTTTTACGATAGACTCCCAAAACTTGGCCATCGGCATCAATGATCACGACACTGTTGTAATAGGCGGGGCCTGCTTTTTCAAATAAGGAAACCGGAATGACCACATTAAGTTCTGCGGCAAGGGTCTGGAAATGGCAAACAGTTGGATGGTTATCTAAGGGGCGGGCCTGGGCAAAGAATTCCTCCTTCTCCTCACGACAAAAGTAATGACCTTCTAGGAGTTCTGAGGGTAGGATAATTTGCGCGCCCTTTGCCTTGGCCTGGTGAATATAATCCGTAATGGTTTTTAGGTTTTCATCCCGGCTAGGACTAAAGGCCATCTGAATTGCTGCAACGGTGATGTGTTTCATGGGTCTCGTCTTAATTCAAGGTTTAGATTAAAGCTGTTGTTGAGTAATGCAGTGAAAAGCTCCCCCCCCGAAAAGAATATGTTTGGCACTCAGTCCGATAGTCTGGCGATTGGGAAAGAGTTGGGCAATGGCGTTAACGGCGGGCTGATCAAACTCACTGCCATAGGTGGGGACAATCACGGTTTGATTGGCAATGTAAAAGTTGACATAACTGGCAGGCATCACAGTTCCCTCTGCATCTAAAACCAGGCCGGGAGAAGGAATCTTCACAACCTCTAGGGGACGACCTTGGGCAGTGGTGAATGTGACTAAATCCTCGGCAATTTGTTTTAGCGTTGCAGCATTTACATCTTCCTCCGTCAAACTTTCCATACAGACTACAACCCCAGGCCGAACAAAGCGCACCAAGGTATCAATATGCCCATCGGTATGATCATTTTCCAGGCCTTGATCCAGCCATAGCACCTGTTGATAACCCAAGACTGCCTTCAGAGATGCTGTAATTTCAGATGGGGTCAGGTGAGGATTTCGATTGGGATTGAGTAAACATTGCCGCGTCGTTAAACAAGTACCTTGACCATCGGTTTCAATTGCGCCCCCTTCTAAAACAAAGGGAAAGGAATATTGAGGTAAATCCACGGCCTGGGCGATGTTTTCAGCGACTTGAGCATCTCCAGGTAAGGCATACTTTTCCCCCCAGCCATTAAACCGAAACCGAACGGTAGCTGTTTTTCCATCTGGATTGACTAAGAAAATTGGCCCCGTATCCCGTAACCAAATATCACCGAAAGGAATTTGATAAAACTCTGGCTCTAATCCTGTCAGCAATTCCCGTGCCTTTAGTTCTCCGGCTGCATCTAAGACCAGAATTTTTAAGCGTTCTCCTTGGAGCTTACCGGTGATGGGATCAGGAAATGCGATGGCCTGGCAGAGGGCGGCAAATTCCGCTTGCACCAATGGTAAATTCTGGCCCCATAGCTCCTCATGACTGGGAAAGGCTAACCAACAGGCCTGGTGAAATTGCCACTCTGCCGGATGATAAAAGCCTGGGGCTGGGGGAACCATAATCACTCTCGGGCCTGGGGCGAAAATACGCTTAAATTGTACCGAGTCCGGGCCTGGGGATTCCTATAGTCCACCATATTCTTCCAAAAACGGAGAAGATTGATCAAGGCTCCTCGAGTTTGGGGGGAGGGTTCGAGGGTATACCGTAACTGGACAACAGCAAATTGACTTTGGAGATCAGCTCGATAAGCCGCTCGTCCTCTTGCCTCCACCGCTCGTCTGCGATCCTCATTTGCTCGTCTTCTTTCTGCATCCGCAAGATTTCGTTCTGGATCTGCTCTCTGTCTTTCCTCGTCTGCTCGGCGATCTCTTTAGTCTTTCGCGCGCGCTTGCTTCAATCCCACGATATCGGCTTCAATGTCCAGTGTTCCACTCAAGGCCCAGATTAACTACCAAAGCCAATGTGGCCACCATGAAGGTTGCAAAACTCCACTGGAGGTAGGTAAAGGGGAAGAGTGGGAGGGGGATGGTTCGGAGTTTCCATAAAATCTGAAGAGGCCGCAAGGGCAAAGAGAAATGTCCTTAAGGAGCGGGGTAACCGGCCAAGTAACGTCACCATTTTTGTAGTCTAGCCATAATTTCTAGGGAATTAGGGTGTCATGATCTAGGCTAGAGGTAGTAATAAGTTGGCTGCTATGGAACTCAATGTCCAAATTCTCCGCCAGGCCCCGGATGCGGCTCCCTATTCCCAGACCTTTCGCCTTGATATTTCCCCCGGAGCTACGGTTCTCGACTGTCTGAATCAAATTAAATGGTCACAGGACGGGACTCTAGCCTTTCGCAAAAATTGCCGTAATACGATCTGTGGTAGTTGTGGAATGCGGATCAATGGCCGGGCTGCCTTGGCCTGTCAAAACAGTGTTGCCAATGAACTGAAGCGGTCTCTACAGCCCCAGACGATCACCATTGCCCCCTTGGGAAACTTACCGGTAGTCCGCGACCTCATTGTGGATATGCAACCCTTTTGGCAAAACCTAGATGATGTTAATCCCTACGTCAGTACGGCGGCCCGCAGCTTAGGAGAGGGGGAATTTCGCCAAACCCCAGGCCAACGGGCCAAACTCAATGAGATGGGCAACTGTATTATGTGCGGGGCCTGTTACTCGGACTGCAATGGCAAAGAGGTCAATCCTGAATTTGTCGGCCCCCATGCCTTAGCTAAGGCCTATCGGATGTTGGCGGATAATCGGGATCAGGCTACGGATCAACGCCTAGAGGAATATAACTCGACTGCCGGAGTGTGGGGCTGTACCCGGTGTTTTAATTGCAATACAGTTTGTCCGATGGATGTGGCACCGTTGGATCAAATTAGCAAGATTAAGGGGGAAATTCTGACGCAAGCCCAGGGATTACCGGCCCCGCGTCCGATTCGTCATCGCCAAGTTTTAGTGGATTTAGTCAAACGCGGCGGTTGGGTTGATGAACGTAAATTTGGCCTGGAGGTGGTCGGTAATAAATTTCGGGATCTGCGGGGGTTGCTGAGTTTGCTGCCCTTGGGTTGGCGGATGGTGCAGCGGGGGAAATTCCCGATGAGTTTTGAAAAATCAGCCGGACAGGCCCAGGTGCAAGGGTTAATTGAGTCTGTGCAATCCTTAGAAAAGAGCCAAGCCCATCAAGGAGTTCGTTCCCATGAGTGAGCCAAATTCCCCGGAGACAGCCCCCAAACCCAGTTTTGGTTGGAGCTATTACGCTGAACTGATTAATGGTCGCTTTGCCATGATTGGCTTTGTGGCTCTGTTGGTTTTAGAACTGGTCACTGGTACGGATTTTTTTAGTTGGATCGGCCTTCGCTAAGTCCCTATGGCCAGTATCACCCTCCACAATGTCAGCCGCCGCTTTCAGGATTCCCATTTAGGGCCCGAGGCCAGTGGCGGCATTGAACCCCTGAGCTTAGAAATTCCCGATGGTGAATTTTGGGTATTGGTTGGCCCCTCTGGCTGCGGGAAGTCCACGATTTTGAGATTGATTGCTGGCCTGGAAACCCCAACCACTGGGGAAATTTATATTGGCTCCCGTTTAGTTAATCAACTGCCGGCCCAGGCCCGCGATGTGGCGATGGTCTTCCAAAACTATGCCCTCTATCCCCATTTGACGGTGGCGGAAAATATTGGCTTTGGCTTGAAAATGCGGAAAACAGACCCCAGCAAAATCCAAGCTCAGGTGCAACGGATTGCCCAAATGTTAGCAATTAGCCACCTGCTGGCCCGCAAACCGAAGCAACTTTCTGGGGGACAACAACAACGGGTCGCCCTCGGCCGGGCCATTGCCCGCGAACCCCAAGTCTTTCTGCTGGATGAACCCCTCTCAAATTTAGATGCTCAACTCCGAGACGATACCCGAGCCGAACTCAAACAACTCCATCAAACCATTGGCGTAACCACCCTCTATGTCACCCATGACCAAATTGAGGCGATGACCTTAGCGGATCGGATTGTCGTCCTCAATCGGGGTCAGGTACAGCAAATTGGTACACCAGCAGAAATTTATCAAGCTCCCGCTAATCGGATGGTGGCCAGCTTTATGGGGCAACCGGCCATGAATCTTTGGCCTGGAGTCTATGAGGATGGGCAGGTGCAGTTTGGCGAGCAGGGTATTCCTTGTCCTGGGGCCTTAAAACCGAGATTGCGGGCGGGGATCGGGTTGGAGTTGGGGATTCGCCCAGAACATTTACAGGTAGAACCAACAGCGGCCGAGATGACCCTTAAAGCCCAGGTAATCCTCGTAGAACCGATGGGGCGAGAAGTCTGGTTGCATTGTCAACTCCCCGGCCTGGTGGCTCATCCCCTCTTAGTCATCGCCCCCACAGATCATCAGCCAACCTTAGGGGAATGGTTAAAACTAGGCTTTAGCAGTGAGTATCTCTATCTATTTGAGCAAGCCACGGGTCAGACCTTGCTATAGAGCCTCAGCCCAGGCCAGGTAAGGTAATTTCGCCGCCACTGCTTTGATTTGTTCCCCTTGGGCGACTAACTGACCACAGGCATCCCATTGGCCGGAACGAAACATTTGCCGGATCCCTTCTCCCATGACCACGCTA encodes the following:
- a CDS encoding chlorophyll a/b-binding protein produces the protein MSEPNSPETAPKPSFGWSYYAELINGRFAMIGFVALLVLELVTGTDFFSWIGLR
- a CDS encoding ABC transporter ATP-binding protein, yielding MASITLHNVSRRFQDSHLGPEASGGIEPLSLEIPDGEFWVLVGPSGCGKSTILRLIAGLETPTTGEIYIGSRLVNQLPAQARDVAMVFQNYALYPHLTVAENIGFGLKMRKTDPSKIQAQVQRIAQMLAISHLLARKPKQLSGGQQQRVALGRAIAREPQVFLLDEPLSNLDAQLRDDTRAELKQLHQTIGVTTLYVTHDQIEAMTLADRIVVLNRGQVQQIGTPAEIYQAPANRMVASFMGQPAMNLWPGVYEDGQVQFGEQGIPCPGALKPRLRAGIGLELGIRPEHLQVEPTAAEMTLKAQVILVEPMGREVWLHCQLPGLVAHPLLVIAPTDHQPTLGEWLKLGFSSEYLYLFEQATGQTLL
- a CDS encoding succinate dehydrogenase/fumarate reductase iron-sulfur subunit; this encodes MELNVQILRQAPDAAPYSQTFRLDISPGATVLDCLNQIKWSQDGTLAFRKNCRNTICGSCGMRINGRAALACQNSVANELKRSLQPQTITIAPLGNLPVVRDLIVDMQPFWQNLDDVNPYVSTAARSLGEGEFRQTPGQRAKLNEMGNCIMCGACYSDCNGKEVNPEFVGPHALAKAYRMLADNRDQATDQRLEEYNSTAGVWGCTRCFNCNTVCPMDVAPLDQISKIKGEILTQAQGLPAPRPIRHRQVLVDLVKRGGWVDERKFGLEVVGNKFRDLRGLLSLLPLGWRMVQRGKFPMSFEKSAGQAQVQGLIESVQSLEKSQAHQGVRSHE
- a CDS encoding agmatine deiminase family protein, with the translated sequence MMVPPAPGFYHPAEWQFHQACWLAFPSHEELWGQNLPLVQAEFAALCQAIAFPDPITGKLQGERLKILVLDAAGELKARELLTGLEPEFYQIPFGDIWLRDTGPIFLVNPDGKTATVRFRFNGWGEKYALPGDAQVAENIAQAVDLPQYSFPFVLEGGAIETDGQGTCLTTRQCLLNPNRNPHLTPSEITASLKAVLGYQQVLWLDQGLENDHTDGHIDTLVRFVRPGVVVCMESLTEEDVNAATLKQIAEDLVTFTTAQGRPLEVVKIPSPGLVLDAEGTVMPASYVNFYIANQTVIVPTYGSEFDQPAVNAIAQLFPNRQTIGLSAKHILFGGGAFHCITQQQL